TCGTTTGCCCCGCTGCACCCGAACCTATGATCGCAGCGGTACGATGGCCGGGTCCGCTCCGAAAATTGACGCCGCTGTCGGCAATCGCTTCGCGCGCCGCCATCAAGCCGAATTGGGCAAATCGATCGAGCAGCGCGAGCTTGGCTTCGGTAAAGTGACGCGCCGGCTCGAAATCCCGGATTTCAGCGCCCACCTTCACAATAAGTGCATCGGTTGAAACGACTGTCAGCGGCGCGATGCAGCTTCGGCCTGCTCGCAATGCCGCTTCGAATTCCGCCGTTGTCTTGCCCAGCGCCGAGAAAACGCCGAGGCCCGTCACCACGACTCTGTTCATGAGGGCGCGTCTAGGTACTGGTAGGAGTGCATCAAGAATTGCCGCCGCGGTCGATCACGCCGATTTGGCCGCAGCTTGTTCATTGACCAAGTTCTGAACCGCATCCACAACGTCGCCGATCGTATTGAATGACACGCCCGCCGCAACGCCGCTCGGGTCGTTAGCATTGTACGGCACGGTAATGTCGAACTTTTCTTCGATCGCGAAAATGATTTCGACGACGTCCAACGACTGGATGTCCAGTTCGGCCATCTTGGCGTCGCGATTGAGTTTGCCTCGATCGAGATTTGCCTGTTTCGCTATAATATCCAGCACGTCTTTCTCTACGTTCGCCATGTACGCATCCCCTAACTATTCGACGCCTCGTCCTTTTTGGCTGTCCTCGTCACCCACCCTTCTTGAGGTGATTGAGTTGCTCCTTCAGCTTGTCGACGTCGTGCACAAGCCGGCCAAGCCGCCTCACGTTGTAGAGCATTTCGAATGTCTCCTTCTTCGGCAGCGGCGGATAACCCATGAGAATTGATTTCGGCGGCACATTGTGGCCGATCAACGTCCCCCCGGCGATGACCGAATCGCTTCCTATGACGACGTGATCCGCCACGCCTGCCTGCCCGCCAAGCACTACCCGATCCTCGATCACCGAACTGCCCGCGATGCCGACCTGACCGCATAGCATACAATTCTCGCCGATGACACAGTTATGTCCGACCAAGACCAAGTCGTCGATCTTCGTATTGCGGCCCACCCGCGTGGCGCTGACCGTTCCGCGGTCGATGGCGGAGCAAGCGCCGACTTCTACGTCATCGCCCAGCATTACAGTGCCGATCGAATTGACCCGCACGATCTCACGGTTTGTCCCCTCGACGTTCCCTGTCGCCTTGGCGGACTCGACACTGCCAGGCTCCGGCGTGACGAAACTGAATCCGTCGGCCCCGATGCTCGCGTTATGGTGGATGATGACGCGGTTTCCGACAGCAACCCGCTCGCCGATGCGTACACCGGCGTGAAAAAGGCAGGAATGCCCGATAATCGCCTCAGCGCCCACAGTGACGTTCGCCATGAGTATCGTGCGGTCGCCGATCTTTGCATTGGCGCCTACGTAGCAGAATGGCCCGATCGACACGTCTTCGCCGAGCGTGGCGCCGGCGGCGACGACCGCCATTTTGTCCACCCCGCGAGCGAAATGGGGGGGCCGGTTGAAGATATCAAGCAAGCGAGACATGGCGTAGCGCGAGCGCCCGACGACAATGCATCCGTCGAGGCGGCCCGCTGGAACCTTTTGCTGATCGCGCACCACGGCGGCCCGGACGGGCGAGCCATCGAGAAGTGCGACTAGCGCTGGGTCCATGGCGAGCGCAAGGTCACGCGGTCCCTCCGCATCGGCGGGATGGACTGGTCGGTCGATCTCGATTGTGCCGTCGCCGAGGAGGCGCGCGTTGAGGGCGGTTGCAATCTCGCTCAACTTCATGGATGGGAGAAGCCCTTGATTTCGCCTCTTTGATTCATCGTCTGCAATCCTGGCGGCCGGGGCGCGGCATTAGCCCAAAAACGGCGCATGCATAGCATGGCCGCTCAGGAAAGGCGAGGCGGGCGGCACTCGGCAAGGGCCGTTTTGGATAATCCCCACCCTTGCGTTGGATTGACGCCGCTGCGAATGCCTTATCCGGCATCGTCACCCATGTGGCAGGACTCAACGCATTGAAATTACATTATATTCCGTCGGTCGGTTATTGCATGCCAAAATGCCCGGCTATGGTGGCACTCGCTGTGTCGCCCGCCTCACCGGCCGCGACAAGCGTGACGCGCCGGCCGCATGCCTTGAGGGCTTTGGTCGCACCCCCTTCGGCAACGATGCTGGCCGCGCGCCCGGCATCCTCGACGATAAAGCCCGAAAGCCACGTGACACCGTATGCATGAAGTCGCCCCGTTAACGGAGTGCCCGGGCCAACGAGGGCGACGCGGGCGTCGCGCCGAAGGTCCAAAAGATGAGGAAGCGTAAGGTTTCCGAGCGCCGAGGATGTGATTGCGATCGCATCGGCCTCCGGAAGGACCCAATCGGCAGCGTGAGCGGGAAGATCGCCCGGTCCGGGCACTCGCTCCAGCACGATTGCGGCCGGAATACGCGTGGAAAGTTCCGGGAACCGTCCGATGACGAACTTGCGTCCTGTCGTCTCGGCGAAGAGATCCAGACCGTTCGCGCTGGCGCCGACGAGATCGCGCCTATTGTAGTGAGCGTTGATAGCGGCGATGCCGATCCCTGCCTCGAACGGGTTCCAGGATGTCGCCAATTGTGCAAGCATGCGCAGACTTTGGCCTGCAAAGCGCCCGGGGTCCGCTAGCGGGCGGCAACCGGGTGCATCGCGTGCCGGGCTGTGGGCGAGGCCGCATCCGAGTGGCCCCTCGACGAGTGTCCAATTTATGCCAACGAGGACCCGTCGCGCCGGCTCGTCCGCAACACCTCGGGCAAGCTCCTCATAAAGTCGATATGGGCCCCACCAGCGCCACAGCGAGGCCATGTCGGGACGAACCATAACCGATTGGAGCCCCGCAAAACCATCCCAACCACCGAGAAACTCACCGCGCAGTGCAACGAGCAGGGGGACATTCGAGCCAAGAGCGGCGCGGAGCCCGCACATGAATCCCCCGCTGCCACTTTCGAGGGGGCCAAACTTGTCGACGACAATGAAATCCGCACCCTCCGCCACCGCCTGTCGAATGCGCGCGTCGCCTTCGGCCAATACCGCCGGATCGAGCACCCAACGCCCGATCGTAATGCCCTTCGTGTCGGGTCGCGACAAGGGCAATCGCGAGTCGTTTGCAATGTCAATAAGGTCAAGCCCGGACTTCTGCCCCGCATTGTTATAAAGCGTGTCGACGACGACCCCTCTCGTCCGCCAACCACGAGCGCGAAGCTCGCGTGCAAAGGCGAAGAGCACTTGGCTCTTGGGGCTGCCGGGGGCGTAGAGCACCACCCCGGGAACAGGCATAGGCACCCGTGCGCGCCATTGCGACGGCAGCGTCTCGGTCGCCATCCTTCAGCACCCCATCATCGGTCATCACCAATCGCCTCGAGCGAGACGCGTTCGCTGTTGATGAGTCGCTTT
The genomic region above belongs to Alphaproteobacteria bacterium and contains:
- a CDS encoding phosphopantetheine-binding protein, giving the protein MANVEKDVLDIIAKQANLDRGKLNRDAKMAELDIQSLDVVEIIFAIEEKFDITVPYNANDPSGVAAGVSFNTIGDVVDAVQNLVNEQAAAKSA
- a CDS encoding DUF2478 domain-containing protein, encoding MATETLPSQWRARVPMPVPGVVLYAPGSPKSQVLFAFARELRARGWRTRGVVVDTLYNNAGQKSGLDLIDIANDSRLPLSRPDTKGITIGRWVLDPAVLAEGDARIRQAVAEGADFIVVDKFGPLESGSGGFMCGLRAALGSNVPLLVALRGEFLGGWDGFAGLQSVMVRPDMASLWRWWGPYRLYEELARGVADEPARRVLVGINWTLVEGPLGCGLAHSPARDAPGCRPLADPGRFAGQSLRMLAQLATSWNPFEAGIGIAAINAHYNRRDLVGASANGLDLFAETTGRKFVIGRFPELSTRIPAAIVLERVPGPGDLPAHAADWVLPEADAIAITSSALGNLTLPHLLDLRRDARVALVGPGTPLTGRLHAYGVTWLSGFIVEDAGRAASIVAEGGATKALKACGRRVTLVAAGEAGDTASATIAGHFGMQ
- the lpxD gene encoding UDP-3-O-(3-hydroxymyristoyl)glucosamine N-acyltransferase; amino-acid sequence: MKLSEIATALNARLLGDGTIEIDRPVHPADAEGPRDLALAMDPALVALLDGSPVRAAVVRDQQKVPAGRLDGCIVVGRSRYAMSRLLDIFNRPPHFARGVDKMAVVAAGATLGEDVSIGPFCYVGANAKIGDRTILMANVTVGAEAIIGHSCLFHAGVRIGERVAVGNRVIIHHNASIGADGFSFVTPEPGSVESAKATGNVEGTNREIVRVNSIGTVMLGDDVEVGACSAIDRGTVSATRVGRNTKIDDLVLVGHNCVIGENCMLCGQVGIAGSSVIEDRVVLGGQAGVADHVVIGSDSVIAGGTLIGHNVPPKSILMGYPPLPKKETFEMLYNVRRLGRLVHDVDKLKEQLNHLKKGG